One Ctenopharyngodon idella isolate HZGC_01 chromosome 3, HZGC01, whole genome shotgun sequence genomic window, GAGTGTCGTACCCCCTGAGGGATTTAACATCCTTCTGTGTACCCACTCttttccacttagactgcagttaaacatttccattaagggacaatatttgccttcttaaattgatttttctagtgcattttttttaccttttataaaTCCCTTTGTAAAATTAataatgccttaaaatttttaaaaaaattaaataaatacaatgataaaaacgaagtaatacttttaaatattacattagcctccactaggtggcggtaagtcactgtttttatgagtgaatcacTGAGTCATTCACTCTTTCAGTATTAAAGCAAGCGGCTGTATTTATAAATGGATCATTGATTCATTGACGATTCGTTCAAAGCTGCAGATTTGTTCACGGAACAGCTTGTGTGCTGctctgctgtggctttcgttgcaaaatagagcaaaaatactgacaatactgtttaaaatgtacatcacttaatattacctTTTTGtgtgttgaactgttgtataaaatcaatattcagGATAGTATATATTTGGCAATATTCTTGCTAGTATAATatgatcaacattaaaaacagtaactCGCAGAagggtatgttttttttctattgaaGAGAGTTTTAATCTTAAATCTACATGCAGTCTATGtctatatttgaataaaatgtctttaatcaaaacatgagtttttaataatgaaagcaTATGAGGAAAAATAGCCTTTAGTAACAACTGTTTGTCACTGTTCATATGTTCAGACAAAATATCTAGAGGACTGGTCCCCCAGAGTTGCCAGGTTTCTTCCTCCAGTATCTCCATCTCATGGAGTTTTCTTCACTTGCCATGGTTGCATTTGACATAAGATATTTAGtatgtcatatttattttttgatatatagctctttttacaatgcagatagTGTCAAAACAGCTTTACTGTGATGACTGGTACATAattttgactgcacagcagctcttaagctggacaatgacactattttctttaagtaaatttagtattgattcatttggttataaaaatcaatagttattaatgttattattctGACCAGACAGAACAcattgttttggaacaacaAAGGTGTAGTGAAACTGATGATGAACATAactcaaaataaatacaaacggTTTGGATTTGAAGTCAGAAAGCAAGGAGAGTGACTTGATTTCATTGTCCACATATTCTGAAAATGAAGATGAAAAGGAACATGAACATAACAGAAACAATGAAGAGTTGAGGGCCACAACACCAGGTCCAACAAATTTCAGTATAGCAATAAAATTAGAGAGCtgggaaaaaataaagcatGGTTCAAACCAACTCCAGAGACCATGGACAGATGTCCTTTACAAAGAATTTACTGAGATCAGTTCTTGTTGTGTGCTCTGCTTCAAGGACCAACATGCTGAATGCAAAAACAGTCAGGAACGAACTCTGCCTTTCTTTAGAGCGCGTGCCACCTGCACCTTTAAAGGCCGTGCAGCAGTCTatacatttacaataaaaaacccaacaaaatcacaaaaaaattactgtatttgtaGCCTGTAAAGAAGATAATACACataaaaaagtgacaaattcaGACAGGTCAAATATTTATGAAGGGGCAAAATCGCTAAAATCCTTAGACATGGTGTGAGTGATTACCGTTATCAAGCCCTTAGAAAACCACCATCAGAAGAGATTGTAGCAGGCAATATCTCACGATGCTTAACTAAAGATGTGTTAAGGGTGATTTCATTTGGTTCATGAAGTTCTCCCCTTCCTTCAGAATAATGACCACCATCACGAAGAGCTGCTGAAGGTCACCCTCACAATCATCTGTCTGGCTATCCTAAAGTTGTGTACATAAAACAAACCAGTTTCATTGCCTTTTGCTAGAAttactacaaaataaacatatttatactttttctgaaaaataaatcagaatatgCTGATGTTCAACTCACCACAAGGTACTCGTTGATGATGTCTTCAGGACTTTCTCTCAGGAAAAAAGGGCCTACAGGACACTCTTCTCAGGTGAATGTTTTCAGTCTGTGATAAAGCAATTGTgattattcagatttttttttttttaattagaaaaaTAATCTAATAAGGAATCAGATTATGTGCAGATATGTGACAGCAAAGAATaggacaatttttatttttattttttttttacaaaactaaaataatttgtattaatgACTAGCTAGATCTGCAATTAAGAAACATCTGAATTAGTCACTGGTTGCATTTATAATTtagtctgaaaataaaaacacaaaaatgaaaatttgctgttactCACCTTCTGTCTTTTCCCAAGGGGGAAACACaattattacaaaagatttttctggagaaaacattccaggatttttcatcaaaaaccttaatttcttttcgactgaagaaagaaagacatgaatatcttggatgacatgggggtgagtaaattatcaggaaattttaatttgaaagtgaactaatcctttgatGAAGATCTGGTTTGGATAATTTCAAGTCTAAATTTGTTTAAGAGGATAATATGCAAGTCAATAAACAACATGGATTTTACTCATATCCAACATTAGTAATTCATTAACAActatatcagtttttttttttttaatagaaattacCATATATTTCAAAAGTGTCCTCAGTCatcaaaaaacattgaaaagctTTAGGTCCTAAGGggagaaacatttttacagcattattaGTGGTCGAAAGTTGTTTGCTAGGTCAATTAATTAGTTGTGCAAATACTACTATTATAATCTACTATTTCTACTAAAATCATGatttatactaaaaaaaaaaatcctaacatCTTTCCCTGGACGAAGCAAAACACCACGTTAGGCAAATGTAACGTTAGCTCACAAAGTCTTTACTTACAGATTTGGATCATCATTTTGGGCAAACATATACATCAAATCAGAGCTAAGATgtcaaagacaaataaaagaagacaaatattaattcaaaaactTAACTCAATATTATAATGCAGGAATCCCCAGAACCTCGGGCGTTTTCTCCCGCACCACGCGCACTTCCCACCCACAGCATTTCAAATATCTCGCGCTGCATatatgtaatttaagtgtttgtatataaataagttaatttaaccttcagtattattatagtatttttttcctctagaaaatttgccatgtagcCTAATTAGATAAAGAGATATGAGAAATGATATTTACAATGAATAGctaaataactaataatataaaaatattacaataaaaaaaataaacaatcagtgaatggatttaaaagacttggattaaaaatgtacaatgcAAACATTTATTGATAAACTTCATTTGAACGCTGTGGCAACATCGCGcacaatacaatataattaCAATGCAATATATATCTTTCCCTCATGATCTCGAGGCCACGACTTTACATCATGTGGCCAcgacaaaactaagtgaaccgAACATGTCCCCTCCTGGTCACCGtaagttagtaaggtagttgctGTAGAGTTTATGTTTAGGTAtcaggattaagggatgtagaatatggttgtgctttataagtactaataataaatagccaatatgcAAGTTTATTAATGTAAACAAAGAGTACCGTTGTGAAAATTCACAGCTGTACACAGCAAACTGCTTCAGATTACACAAGGGAGCTTTCTAAATAAAGGACAATCTCAAATATACCAGCGGTgtaaaaataatcttgttttcggtTTGAatgaagattatttttcttatttttccccattggcagataaatGAGCTTGATTGACCAAAACTCACttagttttgatttatttctttAGAAATCAAGACAATTCTTTCTACTTATCTTTTTTCTTAATGTAAGAGTTCTTCGATACTTGTGTAACAGAGTTagtattttattgtgtttaattGTGAATTGCTCTGATATCAGCAGCAGTtgttaaagaccccctgtggtgaaaatcaagtttttaatgttgtttatatgtctatgtagtgtttttaatatgctctaagacaaaccatgtgcaaattcataagtcagcaccattgctgagtattttatgtttaaaactgcagtaaaccaaaaacctgcggtttgaaatcggtggtgtttgtgacgtcacagactaccttgtaaccaatcagaacaacgtgccggcaggctttagcatatcattaactgtgACCGCTCTGAAACAGGAaagtctcgagagaagccaggttatcctggtatattttctgttgatatgaaaaattgtgtagatttaTCAATATAGCGAGtctattacgatgttatgatgaactataagcctttctccactgacgttctgagttgttgaAAGCGTTTGTAatgatactgattgttagaaggcagctgcctgactctgagatgaagaaCAGGAACggtgtgtaacattagcaacacattattagctgtttgataatgtagtcaagcaaaaggctaattatattaattcatattaattaatgacagaactgtcGCAAGGGCTGTGCCAAGTGTGTGAGCGTATAGGGGCTCGCGCCAAAGTAAAGTGACAGCTGACTTGAAGTAAAGCCaataaagttcatgtttttgtccttcaaaatattttaatactataaACATAGCTAAAACAATATTGCTCTGAGCGTGTGACCGTGATTCATGTGCATATTCAGTCAGTGTGTCCTCGCACATCAAGTTCAGAGAGCTAGTCAGTCCATTATAAATTTTAGCCTACCTGATAAGTTCAAGTAAATACGATGGAAGTTCACGCTCATTCAAGGATGTGCATTTGTTTCATGTATGGAGAAGACACGGGTGCCTGCAGGttttcatcttttttaaatctgaaaactaAAAGCAACGAAACTGTCAAACATCCATTAGCATGTCCACAGAGGAAAACGGCTGAGCTAGTGGAGGCGGGCCTAATTTGCATATCCATAGATCCGTGCATATTAAATGAGACAAGGAtttacaagctattttaaggcgtaaagaatttttttttccacttgaattttttttaaaatatgtcattttggtgatcaaagatgagttttaagggataaaatatttgaccacagggggactttaagtcttttctccagtgtgagcGCTCATGTGGGCTGTAAGGCTTTTTTTCcaactgaaactctttccacactcttgACAGGTatgaggcttttctccagtgtgaattatCATGTGGGCTTTAAGGTTTCCTGTCTcattaaaactctttccacactgttggcaggtgtaaggcttttctccagtgtgagttctcatgtggactttaaggtgtcctttttgactgaaactctttccacactgttgacagGTGAATGGGCTCTCTCTAGTGTGATTATTCATGTGGACTATAAGGccttcttttcgactgaaactctttccacactctcGACATGTATGatgcttttctccagtgtgagttcTCATGTGGGCTGTAAGGTTTCCTTTGTCACGGAAACtatttccacactgttggcaggtgtaaggcttttctccagtgtgaattctcatgtggactttaaggcttGCTTTTcgattgaaactctttccacactgttggcaggtaaaTGGGTTCTCTTTaatgtgaattctcatgtggcctttaaggtttcctttttgtgtgaaactctttccacattgttggcaggtgtaagccttctctccagtgtgaactctcatgtgggcTGTAAGACTTCCTTtttgactgaaactctttccacactgttggcaggtgaaaggcttttctccagtgtgaattctcatgtgaactTTAAGCATGTCTttacgtgtgaaactctttccacactgttggcaggtgtaagccttctctccggtgtgaattcTCAAGTGGACTTGAAGGTTTCTATGTTGATTAaaagtctttccacactgttggcaggttaAATAACTTTTAGTTTCTATCTTTTGAGCTCCTTTTTGTGAGGAAACCTGTTTTGATCTTTCTTTAGTCatcaaattataattttttttctcttctttttcatTAAGTTCAAGACTCGCCTCTCTCAGTGCCATCAGGTCTAGGGCAAAAACAGACATAAAACAATTTAGACATTTAAAgcatcaaaaccaacaacatgtatgATCTATACCAGGGGTCTCAATCTTAAATTGTCTGGGGGCCATTGCTGTGATTGACACCTCATAGgagggccattttaacattcaagcacaaggAAGCGCAAAATTTCTGAAAAACTACTTACCTTTGgattatttctcatttacttcaaatttcattactaagatatttttgctatacttaaaaaaaatgtaaacagcacTGTCTATCATTGTTACATacaatattagtttttaacagttgcaaatattttcctttactttattttagcttaatTAACATCAAAACTTGCACTGAACAAATGTAATCcctgaatacatttttacactATTCTATTTCTTGCCAGACACCTGCAGCACTTCTGCTCACACAGTTGTGCCACATTTGCCCAAGATGCCGTTTGAGGATCTGTAACGTTTATTGGTAGCATCGGACATGTTTCGGTAGTTTAAATCGACGTTCGCGACTTCGCTGAGTGCTTTTACTATAATTTAGGCAATCGCGCTCATAATAGAAGCGACGCGGTCACAAAGCACCTGCGATGTGGCGCGCTTGTTTTTCCAGGCGCAGAGTGGGATTTTATTTCTTATCTCCATATAAAAACAACTAGTactagtaaagctaatgcaaggagtagaaaactatttttcttttgctgaaacGTCCTAGTCATCATGGAAAGCGCAGCtaatggttgcatagcaacgacaaaCGCCACGGGAGCGAAAGCGCTTTGGAAAAAAGGATAAAGCGGAGAAAGGAGAAGAAGGCACGGCCACTTATGTGATGCAatatgtgaatggccccttaataataatttagcgggctggattatgttttattttatagataAGTTGTGGGCCAGTTGCAGGGGGGGCCGTAAATGGCCTGCGGGCCGACAGTTTAAGACCACTGATCTATAccctatcctatcctatcctatcctatggGTCAGGGATGGGCAGCTTTGGTACTGGAGGACCACTGTTTTGCAGAGTTAAGTTTTATCCCTAATCAAATACAACTACCTGTAATTTTCAAGCATTCCTGAAGACTtgaggctgatttatacttctgcgtcgcgTGTACGCCATAGGTACATAAGCTGTGAGTGCCACACGTAGCTTACGATGTAGCCTGACATGCACCTCTTCGAAAATGTAACAACGCACCAATTCTACGCGGACCGCAAGCGCTATGATTGGTCTGTTAGAACCCCTCCCTTGGGTCAAAAAATTGGTGCAGGGCAATAGGAGAAGAatttgtaagcttctctgacaaagtacatgacaagctgcttcttctttggCTTTTGCTttgatactcaacatgaccGTGGACACTGCCTACCAGTGGTCTGCATGCATGTCAACGCGGacaacgacgcagaagtataaatgaaaacagatgcaTAGCCTACGGTGCAGAGGCTCCGGCATAGGTCCAacacagaagtataaatcagtcTTTACGATTAAATATTGGGGTTGGGTTAAATTTTGCAGGTTTGTTTGATCAAggatggagctaaactctgcagaataGTGTCCCTCCAGGACCAGAGTTGCCCATCCCATCTATAGATCTTATACTCAATACACCAGTGGTTTTCAAACCTGGTCCAAAGGGACACAccactgtacattttaaatgtatcctTTATTCTGCACATCTGGTTAAGATCATCAGCTTGTTAGAAGATTGCTGACAttgatggaggaatttgcaaactacaattcctgttcatcaataaggtgagaacaGGACTCGATATAAACCTAAATATActcgaattaattacattaattgaaAAGTGCTTTACTATTCAATAAGTAATAGAAGatatttgtttgttgtgtgtaaGCACACACAATAGTAGTAGCCATTCTGTACTTGGTTGTGATCTCACTTCATCCGTACCGCGCCCAAGCCTAATCCAACCGTGCCTTTTCAAGCGGGCCAGGGCACAGAATGGAGCGATCACACTAGTGACATTAGATAGAAAAAGAATGAATGTTTATGAGATGT contains:
- the LOC127508856 gene encoding gastrula zinc finger protein XlCGF8.2DB-like; translation: MVFIKEETEDIKMEFIKDESEDIKIEETFSVKHEDTEEQTDLMALREASLELNEKEEKKNYNLMTKERSKQVSSQKGAQKIETKSYLTCQQCGKTFNQHRNLQVHLRIHTGEKAYTCQQCGKSFTRKDMLKVHMRIHTGEKPFTCQQCGKSFSQKGSLTAHMRVHTGEKAYTCQQCGKSFTQKGNLKGHMRIHIKENPFTCQQCGKSFNRKASLKVHMRIHTGEKPYTCQQCGNSFRDKGNLTAHMRTHTGEKHHTCRECGKSFSRKEGLIVHMNNHTRESPFTCQQCGKSFSQKGHLKVHMRTHTGEKPYTCQQCGKSFNETGNLKAHMIIHTGEKPHTCQECGKSFSWKKSLTAHMSAHTGEKT